Proteins from a genomic interval of Procambarus clarkii isolate CNS0578487 chromosome 45, FALCON_Pclarkii_2.0, whole genome shotgun sequence:
- the LOC123770089 gene encoding uncharacterized protein: MVDPVWFYHETEAYLNLKSLELVDKEIGDEVSQLELVKAAGLRGPEEFLCDLKLAEEEQQAEDQAKESHIEDADTSITSYEPFEGDVVSSPEVPDDLHFSVVRTITGFTFAGSFSGHTAEEALMKLKECLLGEEMELHHLVCVKMYVQDINDYVQLNAQYIKYFSSNPPVRVCVEVPLPSDVRVQFDVSGWRQSHMTTDEDENTLHPTSRTTMHVQGISHWAPANIGPYSQAVKVGSVVVVAGMIGLVPGTLQVVTGGVEVQARLALRHVSRVITAVASSSDIRAVVQGVCFVTRLSDIGVARRMMARLSESQISTYVVVPGLPRAALVEWQTWACVENDKFEYEEKGYTRGNVSVR; this comes from the coding sequence gaGACTGAAGCATACCTGAATCTGAAGTCTTTAGAGCTTGTTGATAAAGAGATTGGGGATGAAGTGAGCCAGCTAGAGTTAGTGAAGGCAGCAGGACTACGCGGCCCAGAAGAGTTTCTGTGCGACTTAAAACTGGCTGAGGAGGAGCAACAAGCCGAGGACCAGGCAAAGGAGTCACATATAGAAGATGCTGATACCTCTATAACCAGCTATGAGCCATTTGAAGGTGATGTGGTGTCTTCACCGGAAGTGCCAGATGACCTGCACTTCAGTGTTGTTCGCACCATCACAGGCTTTACTTTTGCTGGCAGCTTCTCTGGCCACACTGCAGAGGAAGCTCTCATGAAGTTAAAAGAATGTTTGCTTGGTGAAGAAATGGAGTTGCATCACTTAGTTTGTGTGAAGATGTACGTGCAGGATATAAATGATTATGTCCAACTCAATGCTCAGTACATCAAATACTTCTCATCTAATCCACCAGTTAGAGTTTGTGTAGAGGTGCCTCTTCCAAGTGATGTTAGAGTACAGTTTGATGTGTCTGGTTGGAGACAGAGTCATATGACCACTGATGAGGATGAAAATACGTTACATCCCACATCTCGCACAACTATGCACGTCCAGGGCATCTCTCACTGGGCACCAGCCAATATTGGGCCATATAGCCAGGCAGTAAaggtgggcagtgtggtggtggtagctggcaTGATTGGACTGGTGCCAGGCACATTACAAGTGGTAACTGGAGGAGTTGAAGTACAAGCTCGTCTAGCTCTGCGACATGTGTCAAGAGTCATCACAGCAGTGGCTTCATCCTCTGATATAAGAGCTGTCGTGCAAGGTGTTTGTTTTGTGACCAGACTATCGGACATTGGTGTGGCTAGAAGGATGATGGCTCGGCTGAGTGAGTCTCAGATCTCGACGTATGTTGTGGTGCCTGGCTTGCCACGTGCTGCCTTAGTGGAGTGGCAAACTTGGGCTTGTGTTGAAAATGACAAGTTTGAATATGAAGAGAAGGGTTATACAAGAGGGAATGTTAGCGTAAGATAA